In one Nicotiana tomentosiformis chromosome 6, ASM39032v3, whole genome shotgun sequence genomic region, the following are encoded:
- the LOC138894704 gene encoding uncharacterized protein — MPSLSIQILEPSFSDHSPLKQMISQMQRKKASPFRFFNCIAEHPQFIQEVDQAWSTTGKDGKLQGVWNKLKRVKQVIKGLNTQHYKGVEDKIKVIRRELQEVQNKMSSRLLYAELIEEEKELKSKLEKWILIEESIYRLRSRVQWLKLGDTNSAYCFAHMKNMSSLNGIHALTNDVGVQLHMEEDIEAKILGYYKQLLRSNAPAIPVIDPNVMQRGAVLKRDQQVQLIQPVTRQEIWKALQYINDLKTPGYYGLNAAFFKKSWHIIGEEVTQAVLNFFETSQMFKPINWVTLAQLNYYKLLSGVFKSFRTGDQQEEKLHILWWSITRYASRHTGVLGYSKRGVTRRLQLIKSVLFSIQTYWSQIFMLPKKITKLIEAICRSFLWTGNNNISKKALLAWEKVCQPRSAGGFNVMDIGLWNKAAVSKQFWNLCKEKNKLWIQWVHCYYIKNKHIWEVQLNQASWIMRKIVKAKENFEASGYNYEDLRQMHDCSIKHIYHKLLYTKDRLLKWGIQTDQTCLLCTQANESIQHLFFECQYAAELWKMMLKWQGISRNIYGWSEELKWAENWTRSRNAKSELFKMVLAECVYFVWQERNARLFQDKARNWEIIGKLIVQEVHCRSNKEVGKALSKLDYNPM; from the exons ATGCCTAGCCTAAGTATACAAATCCTAGAACCATCTTTCTCTGACCATTCCCCACTTAAGCAGATGATTTCCCAAATGCAGAGGAAGAAAGCTAGCCCATTCAGATTTTTCAATTGCATTGCTGAGCATCCTCAATTTATTCAAGAAGTAGATCAAGCATGGAGCACAACTGGGAAAGATGGGAAGCTACAGGGAGTATGGAATAAACTAAAAAGAGTTAAGCAAGTAATTAAAGGTCTTAACACTCAACATTACAAAGGTGTTGAGGACAAAATCAAAGTAATCAGAAGGGAGCTGCAGGAAGTGCAAAATAAAATGAGCAGCAGATTGCTGTATGCAGAATTAATTGAGGAAGAAAAGGAACTAAAGAGCAAATTAGAGAAATGGATACTGATAGAGGAAAGTATATATAGACTAAGGTCAAGAGTACAGTGGCTGAAGTTGGGTGACACTAACTCTGCATATTGCTTTGCTCATATGAAGAACATGAGCAGTTTGAATGGTATTCATGCTCTTACAAATGACGTTGGGGTGCAGCTACATATGGAGGAGGACATAGAGGCAAAAATACTTGGTTACTATAAACAATTGCTAAGGTCAAATGCCCCTGCAATTCCGGTAATTGATCCAAATGTAATGCAAAGAGGGGCAGTGCTCAAAAGAGATCAACAAGTTCAACTGATTCAACCTGTTACCAGACAAGAGATATGGAAAGCTCTACAATACATAAATGATCTGAAGACTCCAGGATATTATGGGCTTAATGCAGCTTTCTTCAAGAAGTCATGGCATATCATAGGAGAGGAGGTAACACAAGCTGTGCTGAATTTCTTTGAGACATCACAGATGTTTAAGCCAATTAATT GGGTGACATTGGCTCAATTAAACTACTATAAACTGCTTTCTGGAGTTTTCAAAAGCTTCAGGACTGGAGATCAACAAGAAGAAAAGCTCCATATTCTTTGGTGGAGTATCACAAGATATGCCAGCAGACATACTGGAGTTCTTGGGTATTCAAAAAGGGGAGTTACCA GGAGGCTTCAACTCATCAAAAGTGTATTGTTCTCCATTCAAACCTATTGGTCTCAGATATTCATGCTGCCAAAGAAGATTACCAAGTTGATTGAGGCAATTTGCAGAAGTTTCTTATGGACAGGGAACAACAATATTTCAAAGAAAGCTCTACTAGCTTGGGAGAAAGTTTGCCAACCCAGATCAGCAGGAGGTTTTAATGTAATGGATATTGGTCTATGGAATAAAGCAGCTGTAAGCAAACAATTCTGGAATCTATGCAAAGAAAAGAACAAGCTGTGGATACAATGGGTGCACTGCTACTACATAAAGAATAAACATATTTGGGAGGTGCAACTGAACCAAGCATCATGGATTATGAGGAAGATAGTGAAAGCTAAAGAAAATTTTGAGGCATCAGGATATAACTATGAAGATCTAAGGCAGATGCATGATTGCTCTATCAAGCACATATATCATAAACT ACTATACACAAAGGATAGATTGTTAAAGTGGGGCATTCAAACTGATCAAACATGTCTTCTATGCACACAAGCAAATGAGTCTATACAACATCTATTCTTTGAGTGCCAATATGCGGCTGAACTATGGAAGATGATGCTCAAATGGCAAGGTATTAGCAGGAACATATATGGTTGGTCAGAGGAACTGAAATGGGCAGAAAACTGGACAAGAAGCAGGAATGCAAAATCAGAGCTGTTCAAGATGGTATTAGCAGAGTGTGTCTATTTTGTTTGGCAGGAAAGGAATGCTAGACTATTTCAAGATAAAGCGAGGAACTGGGAGATAATTGGCAAGCTAATAGTACAAGAAGTGCATTGTCGAAGCAATAAGGAAGTAGGAAAAGCTCTAAGTAAATTGGACTACAATCCAATGTAA